One window of Alteriqipengyuania lutimaris genomic DNA carries:
- a CDS encoding MATE family efflux transporter, translating into MSEQAKLTRGSIPGHLVKQTVPMIIGVAAILSISLIDAYFIGQLGPDPLAAISFIFPITVALTSLGVGVMVGINSVVARSLGAGDRDQAARRANLGVVFATMVGVTLGVALWLLQKPLFRLMNAPDNLLPLIRDYMEPFALAFPLLLVLMGFNGVLRGQGEANMSSFINIVYAAVNWVLDPILITGAFGIEGMGIAGAAWATLAGWAVAVVIAVICVGRTNLPFNPALIRAIEAPMEPIKAIVRVAGPASFSNAINPIGLSVLTALIALEGQDAVAAFGAAGRLQSFATVPLLALSGSIGAIVGQNWGANQPERSRAAARGAALFCIAYGLVTAVALVAAAKWFAGFFTEDPAIVRQFARYLEIAAWGYAGFGLLIVGNGILNAVDKAGLALAQSCARVFLVMLPFGWLLRPLWDSDAIYAAELAANVIGGVVAVMIVRKVLASEPNGVHASEESESEKGQTSVS; encoded by the coding sequence ATGAGCGAACAAGCCAAGCTGACGCGCGGGAGCATTCCGGGCCACCTGGTAAAGCAGACCGTGCCGATGATCATTGGCGTGGCGGCGATCCTGTCGATCAGCCTTATCGATGCCTATTTCATCGGGCAGCTGGGGCCCGACCCGCTCGCCGCGATCAGCTTCATCTTCCCGATCACCGTCGCGCTGACCAGCCTTGGCGTGGGCGTCATGGTGGGGATCAATTCGGTCGTCGCCCGATCGCTGGGCGCGGGCGACCGCGACCAGGCCGCACGGCGCGCGAATCTGGGTGTGGTCTTCGCGACCATGGTCGGCGTGACGCTCGGCGTGGCGCTGTGGCTGCTGCAGAAGCCGCTGTTCCGCCTGATGAACGCGCCCGACAACCTGCTGCCGCTGATCCGCGACTACATGGAGCCCTTCGCGCTCGCCTTTCCGCTGCTGCTCGTCCTGATGGGGTTCAACGGCGTGCTGCGCGGACAGGGCGAGGCGAACATGAGCAGCTTCATCAACATCGTCTACGCGGCGGTGAACTGGGTGCTCGACCCGATCCTGATCACCGGCGCTTTCGGGATCGAGGGCATGGGCATTGCCGGCGCGGCATGGGCGACGCTCGCCGGCTGGGCGGTCGCGGTCGTCATCGCGGTGATCTGCGTCGGGCGGACGAACCTTCCGTTCAACCCGGCCCTCATCCGCGCGATCGAGGCGCCGATGGAGCCGATCAAGGCCATCGTTCGCGTGGCAGGCCCCGCCTCCTTCTCCAACGCGATCAACCCCATCGGCCTGTCGGTGCTGACCGCGCTGATTGCGCTCGAAGGGCAGGATGCGGTCGCCGCCTTCGGTGCGGCCGGGCGGCTCCAGAGCTTCGCGACCGTACCGCTGCTGGCACTCTCGGGCTCGATCGGAGCGATCGTGGGCCAGAACTGGGGCGCCAACCAGCCCGAACGATCGCGCGCGGCGGCGCGCGGGGCGGCACTGTTCTGCATCGCCTATGGTCTGGTCACGGCCGTCGCCCTGGTCGCAGCGGCGAAGTGGTTCGCGGGCTTCTTCACCGAAGACCCGGCCATTGTCCGCCAGTTCGCCCGCTATCTCGAGATTGCGGCGTGGGGCTATGCCGGTTTCGGCCTGCTGATCGTGGGCAACGGCATCCTCAACGCGGTCGACAAGGCGGGGCTGGCATTGGCGCAAAGCTGCGCGCGCGTGTTCCTCGTCATGCTGCCCTTCGGCTGGCTGCTGCGCCCGCTATGGGATTCGGACGCGATCTACGCCGCCGAACTCGCCGCCAATGTCATCGGCGGGGTGGTTGCGGTGATGATCGTGCGCAAGGTGCTGGCGAGCGAACCTAATGGCGTCCACGCAAGCGAGGAAAGCGAGAGCGAGAAGGGCCAGACTAGCGTAAGCTGA
- a CDS encoding class II aldolase/adducin family protein yields the protein MATQAKLDYECSKEEWQARLDLAACYRIFDLLGWSESIYNHVSLAVPGEEGAFLINPFGLLYEEVTASNLVKIDVEGNNIGGSPYMVNKAGFTQHAHFHKHLGERANAICHVHTTETMAVCSHKDGLLPTNFYACNFQNQIGYHDFEGVTVRAEEGDRLIENLGDKSILMLRNHGPVVMDKGIQGMFVKMWALQRACEIQVATLSMGEPHLVPQEVVDVHQRDLSVMQGQGGAGVFDFEAWKRKATRIDDSWQQ from the coding sequence ATGGCGACGCAGGCGAAGCTCGATTACGAATGTTCGAAGGAAGAATGGCAGGCGCGGCTGGACCTTGCCGCCTGTTACCGCATCTTCGACCTGCTCGGGTGGTCGGAATCGATCTACAACCATGTCTCGCTCGCGGTGCCGGGCGAGGAGGGCGCGTTCCTGATCAATCCCTTCGGCCTGCTCTACGAGGAAGTCACCGCGTCGAATCTCGTGAAGATCGATGTCGAGGGGAACAATATCGGCGGTTCGCCCTACATGGTGAACAAGGCGGGCTTCACCCAGCACGCGCATTTCCACAAGCATCTGGGCGAGCGGGCCAACGCGATCTGCCACGTCCACACGACCGAGACCATGGCGGTGTGCAGCCACAAGGACGGGCTGCTGCCGACCAATTTCTACGCCTGCAATTTCCAGAACCAGATCGGCTATCACGATTTCGAAGGGGTGACGGTGCGCGCCGAAGAGGGCGATCGCCTGATCGAGAACCTGGGCGACAAGTCCATACTGATGCTGCGCAATCACGGTCCGGTGGTGATGGACAAGGGCATCCAGGGCATGTTCGTGAAGATGTGGGCGCTGCAGCGCGCGTGCGAGATTCAGGTCGCCACGCTGAGCATGGGCGAGCCGCATCTGGTGCCGCAGGAAGTCGTCGACGTGCACCAGCGCGATCTCTCGGTCATGCAGGGCCAGGGCGGCGCGGGCGTGTTCGATTTCGAAGCGTGGAAGCGCAAGGCCACGCGGATCGACGACAGCTGGCAGCAGTGA
- a CDS encoding (2Fe-2S)-binding protein, translating to MTKMTVNNRPVEYLLDPETPLLWALRDASNLTGTKYGCGTGDCGACMVMVDGVALRSCLVTIAEAEGRLITTIEGLSRDRSHPVQQALVAEQAIQCGFCTPGIAIAAAALLESNPAPSREDMDAAIPNICRCGVYPRLARAIERAGQAASGAQSIEAAPPPAITPEEAARDVPALRPIDPARPD from the coding sequence GTGACGAAAATGACGGTCAACAACCGGCCGGTCGAGTATCTGCTCGACCCCGAGACCCCGCTGCTGTGGGCGCTGCGCGATGCGAGCAACCTGACCGGCACCAAATATGGCTGCGGCACCGGCGATTGCGGAGCGTGCATGGTGATGGTCGACGGCGTGGCGCTGCGATCCTGCCTCGTCACAATCGCCGAGGCGGAGGGGCGGCTGATCACCACCATCGAAGGCCTCAGCCGCGACCGCTCGCATCCCGTACAGCAGGCGCTGGTGGCCGAACAGGCGATCCAGTGCGGCTTCTGTACGCCCGGGATCGCCATCGCCGCCGCCGCGCTGCTCGAAAGCAACCCCGCGCCCTCGCGCGAAGACATGGACGCGGCGATCCCCAATATCTGCCGCTGCGGGGTCTATCCGCGGCTGGCCCGCGCGATCGAGCGGGCGGGGCAGGCGGCAAGCGGTGCGCAATCGATCGAGGCTGCGCCCCCGCCCGCAATCACGCCCGAAGAGGCGGCGCGCGACGTGCCGGCCTTGCGGCCCATCGACCCCGCGCGCCCCGACTAG
- the arsC gene encoding arsenate reductase (glutaredoxin) (This arsenate reductase requires both glutathione and glutaredoxin to convert arsenate to arsenite, after which the efflux transporter formed by ArsA and ArsB can extrude the arsenite from the cell, providing resistance.) — MKATIWHNPKCGTSRKTLAILENLSTIDLTVVEYLRDPPSREKLAQLYKDAGISPAQGLRKRGTDAEERGLPDADADTILDAMVADPILIERPLVETEKGARLCRPQDKVLEIL; from the coding sequence ATGAAGGCGACCATCTGGCACAACCCGAAATGCGGCACTTCGCGCAAGACGCTCGCCATTCTGGAGAACCTCAGCACGATCGACCTGACCGTCGTCGAATATCTCAGGGATCCGCCAAGCCGCGAGAAACTGGCCCAGCTTTACAAGGATGCAGGCATTTCGCCCGCGCAGGGTCTGCGCAAGCGCGGAACCGACGCCGAGGAGCGCGGGCTGCCCGATGCCGATGCGGACACCATTCTGGATGCGATGGTCGCCGACCCGATCCTGATCGAACGTCCGCTGGTCGAGACCGAGAAGGGCGCACGGCTGTGCCGCCCGCAGGACAAGGTGCTCGAGATTCTCTAG
- a CDS encoding MFS transporter, with translation MADAPHTETVHDLPQPGIPRGRLALLFTVVLVSAAGNTAMQSVMPSIGTALGVADVWISLAYSWSALLWVGFAPFWARRSDRRGRKAMMALGLSGFVASMGLCGAVLWIGLSGWLTPLITLLLFALCRSLYGLLGSAAPPAVQAYVASRTPRAERTQALSLISSSFGLGTVIGPALAPLLIFPLLGLTGPFFAFAVIGILAIIALRLRLPNDEPQYATHAIAFDAPYGGSGAGRHATEEEFAQAEAKAKAEGTAPRAGQRLTAEASDAPTLAWTDARIRPWLLSGLLGGHAQAMMLGIAGFLVLDRLGLRDDPTAGAGPVSIVLMMGAVATLLAQWGLIPVMHLGPRISVLSGMVLGVIGAAIFGTASELHGIALGFAIAALGFGLFRPGFTAGASLAVSRPEQGQVSGKVASINGASYIYAPALGVWLYGHSDWVGFAAIIGFCVAVMAIGWTRLDNDAALMASAED, from the coding sequence ATGGCCGACGCCCCTCACACCGAAACCGTGCACGACCTGCCGCAGCCCGGCATTCCGCGCGGGCGGCTGGCGCTGCTGTTCACCGTCGTGCTCGTCTCGGCAGCGGGCAACACCGCGATGCAATCGGTCATGCCTTCGATCGGGACCGCGCTGGGCGTCGCCGACGTGTGGATCAGCCTCGCCTATAGCTGGTCGGCGCTGCTGTGGGTCGGCTTCGCGCCCTTCTGGGCCCGCCGGTCGGATCGCAGGGGCCGCAAGGCGATGATGGCGCTGGGCCTGTCGGGCTTCGTCGCCTCGATGGGCCTGTGCGGCGCGGTGCTGTGGATCGGGCTGTCAGGCTGGCTCACCCCGCTGATCACGCTCCTGCTGTTCGCGCTGTGCCGCTCGCTCTACGGCCTGCTCGGTTCGGCCGCGCCCCCGGCGGTGCAGGCCTACGTCGCCAGCCGCACCCCGCGCGCCGAGCGGACGCAAGCGCTGTCCCTTATTTCATCGAGCTTCGGACTCGGCACGGTGATCGGCCCCGCTCTCGCCCCCCTGCTGATCTTTCCGCTGCTCGGCCTGACCGGCCCGTTCTTCGCCTTCGCCGTGATCGGCATCCTCGCCATCATCGCGCTGCGGCTACGCCTGCCCAACGACGAGCCGCAATATGCGACGCACGCGATTGCCTTCGACGCGCCCTATGGCGGCAGCGGCGCAGGTCGGCATGCGACGGAAGAGGAGTTCGCGCAGGCGGAAGCCAAGGCGAAGGCCGAAGGTACGGCCCCGCGTGCCGGCCAGCGATTGACGGCCGAAGCCTCCGACGCACCGACCCTCGCCTGGACCGACGCGCGCATTCGCCCGTGGCTTCTGTCCGGCCTGCTCGGCGGGCACGCGCAGGCGATGATGCTCGGCATTGCGGGCTTCCTCGTGCTCGACCGGCTGGGCCTGCGCGACGATCCGACCGCAGGCGCCGGCCCGGTGAGCATCGTGCTGATGATGGGCGCGGTGGCGACCCTGCTGGCGCAGTGGGGCCTGATCCCGGTCATGCATCTCGGCCCGCGCATATCGGTGCTGTCGGGCATGGTTCTCGGCGTGATCGGAGCCGCGATCTTCGGCACCGCGAGCGAGTTGCACGGCATCGCGCTGGGCTTTGCGATCGCCGCGCTCGGCTTCGGCCTCTTCCGCCCCGGCTTCACCGCCGGCGCATCGCTGGCGGTCAGCCGGCCCGAGCAGGGCCAGGTCTCGGGCAAGGTCGCGAGCATCAACGGCGCGAGCTATATCTACGCCCCCGCGCTCGGCGTATGGCTCTACGGCCATAGCGACTGGGTGGGCTTCGCCGCGATCATCGGTTTCTGCGTCGCGGTCATGGCGATCGGATGGACCCGGCTCGACAATGACGCGGCATTGATGGCGAGCGCAGAGGACTGA
- a CDS encoding glycerophosphoryl diester phosphodiesterase membrane domain-containing protein, with translation MKLDMNRAWTDALNLIKSNMGVVTVVAGVFFFLPYLAFALLMPEAANFTMEPNSDDPAAALEQLTAVYADIWWIMLLLVIAQTVGTLALLALLRANNRPTVGEAIAVGAIGFLTSIAATIIFYVGAGIVGGLLMGIAITSQITALAVIAGIVLFVVFIYLAVKFSLLAPIIAIDKVYNPLTALLRSWRLTKGNSVRLFLFYLLLFIALAVVSAVIGLIVMLVFGLMGEEVMLVGSGLVNSAVNAVIIVLMLGILAAIHRQLAGPDVATMSETFE, from the coding sequence ATGAAGCTCGACATGAATCGCGCGTGGACCGACGCGCTCAATCTGATCAAGTCCAATATGGGCGTGGTCACCGTCGTGGCAGGGGTGTTCTTCTTCCTGCCCTATCTCGCCTTCGCGCTGCTGATGCCGGAGGCCGCCAATTTCACGATGGAGCCCAATTCGGACGATCCCGCCGCCGCACTCGAACAGCTGACGGCAGTCTACGCGGACATCTGGTGGATCATGCTGCTGCTGGTGATAGCACAGACGGTCGGCACGCTCGCGCTGCTTGCGCTGCTGCGGGCTAACAACCGCCCCACCGTGGGCGAGGCGATCGCCGTCGGCGCGATCGGCTTTCTGACCTCCATCGCCGCGACGATCATTTTCTACGTCGGCGCCGGTATCGTCGGCGGCCTGCTGATGGGAATTGCGATCACGAGCCAGATCACCGCGCTGGCGGTGATCGCGGGCATCGTGCTGTTCGTCGTCTTCATCTACCTGGCGGTCAAATTCTCGTTGCTCGCGCCGATCATCGCGATCGACAAGGTCTACAACCCACTCACCGCCCTGCTGCGATCCTGGCGACTGACCAAGGGCAATTCGGTGCGGCTGTTCCTGTTCTACCTGCTGCTGTTCATCGCCCTCGCAGTGGTCAGCGCAGTGATCGGGCTGATCGTTATGCTGGTCTTCGGCCTGATGGGGGAAGAAGTGATGCTGGTCGGTTCCGGCCTCGTCAATTCGGCGGTCAACGCGGTGATCATCGTGCTGATGCTGGGCATTCTTGCAGCGATCCATCGCCAGCTGGCGGGCCCCGATGTCGCGACGATGAGCGAGACTTTCGAGTAG
- the lipB gene encoding lipoyl(octanoyl) transferase LipB, giving the protein MPDLEQIEWRVSEECVPYREALAAMEARNASIQAGTARELLWQLEHPPVYTAGTSAAASELLDPRFEVVEAGRGGRYTYHGPGQRVTYVLLDLRERGKDVRRFVHALEGWAIGALAQLGVECWTVPERVGIWTKGPDGREAKIGAIGVRVRRWVTMHGFAVNLDPDLSHFTGIVPCGIEEFGVTSLADLGIALAPAAWDEALYAAAPDFLEALQRQDA; this is encoded by the coding sequence ATGCCCGACCTTGAACAGATCGAATGGCGCGTCTCCGAAGAGTGCGTGCCCTACCGCGAGGCGCTGGCCGCAATGGAGGCCCGCAACGCCTCGATCCAGGCGGGCACGGCGCGCGAGCTTTTGTGGCAGCTCGAACATCCGCCGGTCTACACCGCCGGCACCAGCGCCGCGGCGAGCGAGTTGCTCGACCCGCGGTTCGAGGTTGTCGAGGCCGGGCGGGGTGGTCGCTATACCTATCACGGCCCGGGCCAGAGGGTGACCTACGTCCTGCTCGACCTGCGAGAACGCGGTAAGGACGTGCGCCGTTTCGTCCATGCGCTCGAAGGCTGGGCCATCGGGGCGCTGGCGCAGTTGGGTGTGGAATGCTGGACCGTGCCCGAACGCGTCGGCATCTGGACCAAGGGGCCCGACGGGCGTGAGGCGAAGATCGGCGCGATCGGCGTGCGGGTCCGTCGCTGGGTCACGATGCATGGTTTCGCGGTCAACCTCGATCCGGACCTGTCGCATTTTACCGGCATCGTACCATGCGGGATCGAGGAATTCGGCGTCACCAGCCTCGCCGACCTCGGTATCGCGCTTGCGCCTGCGGCATGGGATGAGGCATTATATGCCGCAGCGCCCGACTTTCTCGAGGCGCTGCAACGGCAGGACGCTTGA
- a CDS encoding alkene reductase gives MHDALFQPLRLGAITAPNRIFMAPLTRGRATPPNFMPNAMMETYYRQRVGAGLIITEATGISVEGLGWPNAPGIWNDEQTQAWKKITDGVHEEGGRIVLQMWHMGRIVHPDFLGGEPPVSASATTAPGHAHTPTGRKDYVQARELPIDEIPRVIEDYRKAAENAKAAGFDGVQLHGANGYLIDQFLRRSTNLREDEYGGSAENRARLLGEVLDALIDVWGADRVGLRLSPNGETQGADDPDPAETFGAAARVAQDRGIAFLELRQPGPEGTYGRTDVPQQDAHIRSIYTGPLVLNSDYGPEDAAKDVESGRADAISFGRPFISNPDLPVRIAKGADLAENVNVPKSWYLPGAEGYVDYPTLEEEQASAA, from the coding sequence ATGCACGACGCCCTGTTCCAGCCGCTGCGCCTCGGCGCGATCACCGCGCCCAACCGCATCTTCATGGCACCGCTGACGCGCGGGCGCGCGACGCCGCCGAATTTCATGCCCAATGCCATGATGGAAACCTATTACCGCCAGCGTGTGGGCGCGGGTCTGATCATCACCGAAGCGACCGGGATCAGCGTGGAGGGTCTGGGCTGGCCCAATGCACCGGGCATCTGGAACGACGAACAGACGCAGGCGTGGAAGAAGATCACCGACGGCGTGCACGAAGAGGGCGGCCGGATCGTCCTCCAGATGTGGCACATGGGGCGGATCGTCCATCCCGACTTCCTCGGCGGTGAGCCGCCCGTTTCCGCCAGCGCGACGACCGCGCCAGGCCACGCGCATACGCCGACCGGGCGGAAGGATTACGTGCAGGCCCGTGAGCTTCCGATCGACGAAATCCCGCGCGTGATCGAGGATTATCGCAAGGCCGCCGAAAACGCGAAGGCCGCTGGGTTCGACGGGGTGCAGCTGCACGGCGCGAATGGCTACCTGATCGACCAGTTCCTGCGCCGCAGCACCAACCTGCGCGAGGACGAATATGGCGGATCGGCGGAAAACCGCGCGCGCCTGCTGGGCGAAGTGCTCGATGCGCTGATCGACGTGTGGGGTGCGGACCGCGTCGGCTTGCGCCTCTCGCCCAACGGCGAAACGCAGGGGGCGGACGATCCCGATCCCGCGGAAACCTTCGGCGCGGCGGCCCGGGTCGCACAGGATCGTGGGATCGCGTTCCTCGAACTGCGCCAGCCGGGGCCAGAGGGCACCTACGGACGCACCGACGTGCCGCAGCAGGACGCACACATACGCTCTATCTACACTGGGCCGCTGGTGCTCAACAGCGACTACGGGCCCGAGGACGCAGCCAAGGATGTCGAAAGCGGTCGCGCCGATGCGATCAGCTTCGGGCGGCCCTTCATCTCCAACCCCGATCTGCCCGTGCGGATCGCAAAGGGGGCGGATCTGGCGGAGAACGTCAACGTGCCGAAGAGCTGGTACCTTCCGGGAGCGGAAGGCTACGTCGATTATCCGACGCTGGAGGAAGAGCAGGCTTCGGCGGCCTGA
- a CDS encoding DMT family transporter, which produces MALALGPWSVRLADSGPVAAGFWRLALALPIIWLIARRAGQPVLGVPRRIAFLVALGALAFAFDLASWHIGIEQTRLGNATLFGNAGSIVLLFWGIVVARTMPARAEWAAIILALGGAAILLGRSAEISASTLVGDLFCITAGFLYAVYLLCLQDARKTLGSWGLLARVCLVAAPVLLFVALLRGEPVWPRDWTPLLVLAILSQVIGQGLLVFALRAFPPMIIGLALLTQPAVAVGYGFLAFGEVLGPLDLVGMAMVGAALAVARARTG; this is translated from the coding sequence ATGGCGCTGGCGCTTGGCCCGTGGTCGGTCCGGCTGGCCGACAGCGGCCCGGTGGCGGCGGGTTTCTGGCGGCTCGCGCTGGCACTGCCGATCATCTGGCTGATTGCGCGCCGCGCAGGGCAACCGGTTCTGGGCGTGCCACGACGGATCGCCTTTCTGGTGGCGCTGGGGGCGCTCGCCTTCGCGTTCGACCTTGCCAGCTGGCATATCGGGATCGAGCAGACACGGCTGGGCAATGCGACATTGTTCGGCAATGCGGGCAGCATCGTGCTGCTTTTCTGGGGAATCGTCGTCGCGCGAACGATGCCGGCGCGGGCGGAGTGGGCGGCGATCATCCTCGCGCTGGGCGGGGCGGCAATCCTGCTGGGGCGAAGCGCCGAGATCAGCGCGAGCACGCTGGTGGGCGATCTTTTCTGCATTACAGCCGGGTTCCTCTACGCGGTGTATCTCCTGTGCCTGCAGGATGCGCGCAAGACGCTGGGCAGCTGGGGGCTGCTCGCACGGGTGTGCCTGGTTGCCGCGCCGGTGCTGCTCTTCGTCGCGCTGCTGCGCGGCGAGCCGGTGTGGCCGCGCGACTGGACTCCGCTGCTTGTGCTCGCGATCCTCAGCCAGGTGATCGGGCAGGGACTGCTGGTGTTCGCGCTGCGCGCCTTTCCGCCGATGATCATCGGGCTGGCCCTGCTGACCCAGCCTGCGGTCGCGGTCGGATACGGTTTTCTTGCGTTCGGCGAGGTGCTGGGCCCGCTCGATCTCGTCGGGATGGCAATGGTCGGTGCGGCGCTGGCGGTTGCGCGCGCGCGCACCGGGTAG